In Pedobacter sp. W3I1, one DNA window encodes the following:
- a CDS encoding TolC family protein, with protein MFKNNIYKGLGLVLICAAYTACKLPEVAQRTENKNVPAAFSSAQDTVSTASIQWRKFFTDPNLVNLIDTALKNNQELNITLQDIEIAKNEIRAKKGELLPSVTYGVGAGLDKVGRYTSSGAGDASTEITPGKEVPEVLPDYRFGLQANWEADIWHKLRNAKKGAISHYLATVEGKNFVVTNLIAEVANSYYELLAADNQLETVKKNIELQKNALELMKIQKQASRVNELAVRKFEAEVLSSKSLEFDIQQNITETENKINFLLGRFPQPIMRDKSNFTDLVPPTVQTGLPSQLLANRPDIKQAELELAAAKLDVKVAKAQFYPSLGISATIGYQAFNPSYLLRTPESLIYSLAGDLAGPLINRNAIKAEYLTANAKQLQAVYEYEKSILNGYIEVANQMSKISNLQKSYDLKSKQVLALTQSIDISNDLFKSARADYFEVLMTQRDALQSKLELIETKKQQLNAVVDIYHALGGGWN; from the coding sequence ATGTTTAAGAATAATATTTATAAAGGTCTTGGTTTAGTGTTGATTTGCGCTGCATATACAGCATGTAAATTGCCAGAAGTGGCCCAACGCACCGAAAATAAAAATGTTCCTGCGGCCTTTAGTAGCGCACAGGATACCGTAAGTACAGCCAGTATACAATGGCGGAAGTTTTTTACCGATCCAAATCTGGTAAACCTGATCGATACCGCATTAAAAAATAATCAGGAGCTGAATATCACCCTGCAGGATATTGAAATTGCGAAAAACGAGATCAGGGCTAAAAAAGGGGAGCTTTTACCAAGTGTAACCTATGGCGTTGGTGCCGGACTAGATAAAGTTGGCCGTTACACCAGTTCGGGGGCTGGAGATGCTTCTACAGAAATTACACCGGGTAAAGAAGTGCCTGAGGTATTGCCCGATTATCGTTTTGGTTTACAGGCCAATTGGGAAGCCGATATCTGGCACAAATTGCGCAACGCGAAAAAAGGCGCTATAAGTCATTATTTAGCCACAGTAGAAGGCAAAAATTTTGTGGTAACTAATTTAATTGCCGAGGTTGCAAATTCATATTACGAATTGCTAGCTGCCGATAACCAGTTAGAAACCGTAAAAAAGAACATTGAGCTGCAGAAAAATGCCTTAGAACTGATGAAAATTCAGAAACAAGCCAGTAGGGTTAACGAACTTGCTGTGCGTAAATTTGAGGCTGAGGTTTTAAGCTCTAAGAGTCTGGAATTTGATATTCAGCAGAATATTACCGAAACCGAGAATAAGATCAATTTCCTGTTGGGCCGTTTTCCTCAGCCAATTATGAGGGATAAATCGAATTTTACCGATTTGGTGCCGCCAACCGTACAGACAGGTTTACCTTCGCAATTATTGGCCAACCGACCCGATATTAAACAGGCTGAGTTAGAACTAGCTGCAGCTAAGTTGGATGTTAAAGTGGCTAAGGCACAGTTTTATCCGTCACTAGGTATTTCTGCAACTATTGGCTATCAGGCTTTTAATCCGTCGTATTTATTGAGAACACCAGAATCTTTAATCTACTCCTTAGCAGGAGATCTGGCCGGTCCGCTCATTAATCGCAATGCCATTAAAGCGGAGTATTTAACCGCAAATGCAAAACAATTGCAGGCGGTATACGAATACGAAAAAAGCATTCTGAACGGTTATATAGAAGTGGCCAATCAGATGTCGAAGATTAGTAATCTGCAAAAAAGCTACGATTTGAAATCGAAACAAGTACTTGCTTTAACGCAATCAATTGATATTTCTAACGATTTATTTAAATCTGCAAGAGCAGACTATTTTGAGGTATTAATGACCCAACGTGATGCTTTACAATCAAAATTAGAATTGATTGAAACCAAAAAACAGCAGTTAAATGCTGTGGTAGATATCTATCACGCTTTAGGTGGGGGATGGAACTAG
- a CDS encoding glycosyltransferase family 87 protein, translating into MLNHFLTSAPDTSQRTKFYQDNRFVLFLWVLITLIFVIDSWATHRYNNYLIFENTFRNLLQEKSLYAWYPAYHEDANHYGPIFSVLIAPFALLPNWIGLLFWNLFNCFLLFKAVQTLPLSEDKKVMIGYIAIPCLIESMLNQQFNAGAAALMILSYTQINKDKGIWSAFCIVLGTFIKLYGIVGLAFFFFARRKPVFVLWLIMWSIVIFLLPMLFASPDFVAQSYIDWKNSLIGKNMLNVSGGGDISIMGFFRQLLNQPGISNFLFLTIGSLVFMLPFSRTVSFSKARFQLMILSSVMLFPVLFSTGAEDCTFIISIMGVGIWYVKENNKVMKKILLPVLLIITCNFPLLLFPSFAKAHPLWLAIISFPYFLVWLRVINIATRDRLAHEEETEKLTALVD; encoded by the coding sequence ATGCTAAATCATTTTCTAACCAGCGCTCCTGATACATCTCAACGTACCAAATTTTATCAGGACAATCGTTTTGTATTATTTCTTTGGGTATTGATTACACTCATTTTTGTAATCGATTCCTGGGCAACGCATAGGTATAATAACTACCTCATTTTCGAGAATACGTTCAGAAATCTTCTTCAAGAAAAATCTCTTTATGCATGGTACCCGGCTTATCACGAAGATGCCAATCATTATGGTCCTATTTTTAGTGTTTTAATTGCTCCGTTTGCCTTATTGCCTAACTGGATTGGCTTACTCTTTTGGAACCTGTTTAACTGTTTCCTGCTTTTTAAAGCTGTTCAAACTTTGCCTTTAAGTGAGGATAAAAAGGTAATGATCGGTTATATCGCCATTCCCTGTTTAATAGAATCGATGCTTAACCAGCAGTTTAATGCTGGTGCAGCAGCATTAATGATATTAAGTTATACGCAAATAAATAAAGATAAAGGAATATGGTCTGCATTTTGCATTGTACTGGGCACATTTATTAAGCTTTATGGTATTGTGGGTTTAGCATTCTTCTTTTTTGCCCGGAGAAAGCCAGTTTTTGTATTATGGTTAATCATGTGGTCGATAGTGATATTCTTACTGCCAATGTTGTTTGCCTCTCCAGATTTTGTTGCACAAAGTTATATCGATTGGAAAAACTCACTGATTGGGAAAAATATGCTTAATGTTTCAGGTGGTGGAGATATTTCGATTATGGGTTTCTTTAGGCAACTTTTAAATCAGCCAGGGATTTCCAATTTTCTCTTTCTAACAATCGGTTCTTTGGTATTTATGTTACCTTTTAGTCGTACGGTAAGTTTTTCGAAAGCTAGGTTTCAATTAATGATCCTTTCTTCGGTGATGCTGTTTCCTGTATTATTTAGTACCGGGGCCGAAGATTGTACTTTTATTATTTCGATAATGGGGGTAGGCATTTGGTATGTTAAAGAAAATAATAAGGTCATGAAAAAAATATTGCTACCAGTTTTACTGATCATTACCTGCAATTTCCCATTACTGTTATTTCCTTCATTTGCAAAAGCCCATCCTTTATGGCTAGCTATTATTAGCTTTCCATATTTTTTAGTGTGGTTGAGGGTTATCAATATTGCTACCAGGGATAGGTTAGCGCATGAAGAAGAAACAGAGAAACTTACTGCGCTTGTAGATTAA
- the ligD gene encoding DNA ligase D encodes MSLKKYVAKRDFSKTTEPKSGKSSDQDKLHFVVQKHDASRLHYDFRLEMEGVLKSWAIPKGPSTDPKTKRLAMMVEDHPYDYKDFEGIIPQGEYGGGTVIVWDEGTYEPIEAIKGKKAQEKHLLGQLKDGSLKIKLNGEKLHGEFALVKTHGMGENGWLLIKHKDDYASTKDITKEDKSVLSGKTIEKMEETSEKVWKAGKEQDIKIEKKSPKQKAKKEIKPVGDEITVDVKNILKKAPKTAIPKGIKPMLATLVDEPFDDPNWQYEVKWDGYRALAFINKGKVDLLSRNNKSFNEKFYPIYDLLSGWEINAVFDGEILVLNNKGISNFGSLQNWRSEADGELVFYVFDLLWYEGKNLMELPLYQRQAILNEVLPTSDDRVRLGKVFKASGVDFFNAAERMGLEGIIAKKIDSTYTTSYRSKEWLKIKVQKRQEVIIAGFTKNADTTKPFSSLLLGVYEKGKLQYVGKVGTGFSDKLQKTMMEQFKPIIIDKSPFESIPDVNKPSRFRPNPPHAKATWLKPELVCEVAFAEVTSDGVFRHPSFQGMREDKNAKEVVREVEMLTEKIVDDAKEQNPHAQAIKAPEGKEPKTLLNPKDETQVRKIKGHQLKFTNLSKVYWPEDKVTKRDMFNYYYQVAEYILPYLKDRPQSLNRFPGGIHGPSFYQKDVKGKAPDWAETFPYENGEGEKKEYLVGTDEASLLWMASLGCIEMNPWFSRVQSPDNPDYCVIDLDPDKHTFDQVVEAALETKKVLDAINVPSYCKTSGSTGMHIYIPLNAKYTYDQSQMFAKIIVNLVHNQIPEYTSLERMIAARKGKMYLDFLQNRPGATIAGPYSLRPKIGATVSMPLHWDEVKPGLKMKDFNIFNAIDRLKVEGDLFKGVLGKGIDLTKAIDKAKSVFG; translated from the coding sequence ATGAGTCTGAAAAAGTATGTTGCCAAACGCGATTTCTCAAAAACTACTGAACCAAAATCGGGCAAAAGCAGCGATCAGGATAAATTACATTTTGTGGTCCAAAAACACGATGCTTCGCGGTTGCACTACGATTTCAGACTCGAAATGGAAGGCGTTCTAAAAAGCTGGGCCATACCTAAAGGACCATCAACCGATCCGAAAACCAAACGCCTGGCCATGATGGTAGAAGATCATCCATACGATTACAAAGATTTTGAAGGCATTATCCCACAGGGTGAATATGGTGGAGGGACAGTTATTGTATGGGATGAAGGAACTTATGAGCCGATAGAAGCAATTAAAGGCAAAAAAGCACAGGAAAAACATTTATTAGGCCAGTTAAAAGATGGTTCTTTAAAAATCAAGCTAAACGGAGAAAAGCTTCATGGCGAGTTTGCGCTTGTTAAAACACATGGTATGGGGGAAAATGGCTGGCTGTTAATTAAACATAAAGACGATTACGCCTCTACAAAAGACATTACCAAAGAAGATAAATCTGTACTTTCTGGAAAAACAATCGAAAAGATGGAAGAAACATCCGAGAAGGTTTGGAAAGCAGGAAAAGAGCAGGATATAAAAATTGAAAAAAAAAGCCCGAAGCAAAAAGCAAAGAAAGAAATTAAGCCAGTGGGCGATGAGATAACCGTCGACGTAAAAAATATACTAAAAAAAGCACCCAAAACAGCTATTCCAAAGGGGATAAAACCCATGCTGGCCACCTTGGTTGACGAACCTTTCGATGATCCAAATTGGCAGTATGAGGTAAAATGGGATGGTTATCGGGCCCTGGCATTTATCAATAAAGGAAAGGTTGATTTGTTATCAAGAAATAATAAATCCTTTAACGAAAAATTTTATCCCATTTACGATTTGCTTTCGGGTTGGGAGATAAATGCGGTATTTGATGGTGAGATTTTAGTGTTAAATAACAAAGGTATATCTAATTTTGGCTCCCTGCAGAATTGGAGAAGCGAAGCAGATGGAGAACTTGTTTTTTATGTGTTCGATCTCCTCTGGTACGAAGGTAAGAACCTGATGGAGTTACCGCTTTATCAACGCCAGGCCATATTAAATGAAGTTCTGCCTACGAGCGATGATCGGGTACGTTTAGGGAAAGTTTTCAAAGCCAGTGGTGTCGATTTTTTTAATGCAGCCGAAAGGATGGGCTTGGAGGGAATTATTGCAAAAAAAATAGATAGCACTTATACTACAAGCTATAGATCGAAAGAGTGGCTTAAAATTAAGGTGCAGAAGCGGCAAGAAGTGATAATTGCCGGTTTTACTAAAAATGCCGATACTACGAAACCTTTCAGCTCTTTACTATTAGGCGTGTACGAAAAGGGAAAATTACAATATGTGGGCAAAGTAGGTACAGGATTTTCAGATAAACTTCAAAAAACAATGATGGAGCAGTTTAAACCGATTATTATCGATAAAAGCCCCTTCGAAAGTATACCCGATGTAAATAAACCCTCGCGCTTCAGGCCAAATCCACCACATGCAAAAGCGACCTGGCTAAAGCCCGAATTGGTATGCGAAGTTGCTTTTGCTGAAGTCACTAGCGATGGCGTTTTTCGTCACCCATCTTTTCAGGGTATGCGCGAAGATAAAAACGCCAAAGAAGTGGTGAGAGAAGTGGAAATGCTGACAGAAAAAATTGTTGACGACGCTAAGGAGCAAAACCCACATGCGCAGGCAATAAAAGCACCAGAAGGTAAAGAACCCAAAACTTTGTTGAACCCTAAAGATGAAACACAGGTAAGGAAAATTAAAGGCCATCAACTTAAATTTACCAACCTGAGTAAAGTATACTGGCCCGAAGATAAAGTAACCAAAAGAGATATGTTTAACTACTATTACCAGGTTGCTGAATATATTTTACCTTACCTGAAAGACCGTCCGCAATCGCTTAACCGCTTTCCGGGCGGAATACATGGGCCTAGTTTTTACCAGAAAGATGTAAAAGGAAAAGCACCAGATTGGGCCGAAACTTTTCCTTACGAAAATGGCGAAGGCGAAAAAAAAGAATACCTGGTTGGAACAGATGAAGCTTCCTTACTCTGGATGGCCAGTTTAGGCTGTATAGAAATGAATCCTTGGTTTAGCCGGGTGCAAAGTCCCGATAATCCCGATTACTGTGTAATTGATTTAGACCCCGATAAACATACTTTTGATCAGGTGGTTGAGGCTGCGTTAGAAACTAAAAAAGTATTAGATGCCATAAATGTTCCCAGTTATTGTAAAACATCAGGTTCAACCGGAATGCATATTTACATTCCGTTAAATGCCAAATATACTTATGATCAAAGTCAGATGTTTGCTAAAATAATAGTTAACCTCGTGCACAATCAAATACCCGAATATACTTCACTAGAGCGTATGATAGCCGCCAGAAAAGGAAAAATGTACCTCGATTTTTTACAGAATAGGCCAGGGGCAACTATTGCCGGGCCTTATTCATTACGGCCGAAAATTGGTGCAACCGTATCAATGCCCTTGCATTGGGATGAAGTAAAGCCCGGCTTAAAAATGAAAGATTTTAATATTTTTAATGCCATCGATCGCTTAAAAGTAGAAGGAGATCTGTTTAAAGGTGTACTAGGCAAGGGAATCGATTTAACAAAGGCTATTGATAAAGCCAAAAGTGTTTTTGGATAA
- a CDS encoding DUF3606 domain-containing protein, translating to MDDKQKSGNADRTRININEGYEVDYWSNKLGVSKDKLKAVVQTVGTSARAVENYLKK from the coding sequence ATGGATGATAAACAAAAAAGCGGTAATGCTGATCGGACTAGGATCAACATTAACGAAGGTTATGAGGTGGATTATTGGTCTAACAAATTAGGGGTGAGCAAAGATAAGCTGAAAGCTGTAGTGCAAACAGTTGGTACCTCTGCCCGCGCAGTTGAAAATTATTTGAAAAAGTAA
- a CDS encoding VOC family protein: protein MKKIFLFIIILFSIIFQKAMAQNKPENLPAVLNHIAVYVTDLSKATTFYESVFNLKIIPEPFKDNRHTWFTLGPAGQLHLIQGAKGNEVFDKNAHLCFSVPSVDDFVKKLNAKNISFEDWAGKEKGITLRVDGVKQIYFKDPDGHWLEVNDAR from the coding sequence ATGAAAAAAATCTTCCTATTTATTATTATCTTGTTTTCTATCATTTTTCAGAAAGCCATGGCGCAAAATAAACCCGAAAACTTACCTGCTGTTTTAAATCATATTGCTGTTTATGTAACTGATCTGAGCAAAGCAACTACTTTTTACGAAAGTGTGTTCAACCTTAAAATCATTCCCGAACCTTTTAAAGATAACCGCCATACCTGGTTTACTTTAGGGCCAGCCGGACAGTTGCATTTAATCCAGGGCGCGAAAGGAAATGAGGTTTTCGATAAAAATGCACATTTATGTTTCAGCGTTCCTTCTGTTGATGATTTTGTAAAGAAGCTGAATGCCAAAAATATCAGCTTTGAGGATTGGGCCGGGAAAGAAAAAGGAATTACCCTGCGGGTAGATGGCGTAAAGCAGATTTATTTTAAGGATCCGGATGGACATTGGCTGGAAGTAAACGACGCCAGGTAA
- a CDS encoding DUF3606 domain-containing protein produces the protein MEYQINSMNARKEFIEIADEQDRNYWAARLGVTAEKLKSVVKAIQSMEFSIVKEYLTMEKIKSGNTYSRFLNPS, from the coding sequence ATGGAATATCAAATTAATTCGATGAATGCCCGGAAGGAGTTTATTGAGATTGCAGATGAGCAGGATCGCAATTACTGGGCAGCCAGACTAGGCGTTACAGCTGAAAAATTAAAATCAGTGGTTAAAGCTATTCAGAGTATGGAATTTTCTATTGTAAAAGAATATTTGACAATGGAAAAAATTAAATCAGGAAATACCTACTCACGTTTCCTTAATCCGTCGTAA
- a CDS encoding serine hydrolase — translation MKLKYFYAFFLIVGLITQSKAQNEKAETDFKQIMEKFSAVGAAVAVVKDGKIIYTHAFGLKDLENKTPLTNQDIFRIASISKSFSATSIMQLVEAGKISLNDDFGDLVGFKIRNPKFPDQKITLKMALSHTSGLNDSQGYLNLDVINPDKNPDWAKCYNDYAPGSKFDYCNLNFNLIGTIIEKKSGERFDNYVKNHVLKPLGLYAGYCVDSLDSTRFVNLYEYHADTKTYTSSPTAYAPRRAEIANYIMGYSTPVFSPTGGMKISAIDLAKYMIMHMNYGTSNGIKIMTKKSAKTMQTALTDDEGYGLAIRTADHLIPGVKLKGHTGSAYGLFSTMFFNPKEKFGFVIITNGINATYTDGFPDFSRTAINSLYQAFIN, via the coding sequence ATGAAACTTAAATATTTTTATGCATTTTTTTTGATCGTTGGTTTAATCACTCAATCAAAAGCACAAAACGAAAAAGCTGAAACAGATTTTAAGCAAATAATGGAGAAGTTTAGTGCGGTGGGTGCTGCTGTGGCTGTAGTTAAGGATGGCAAGATCATTTATACCCATGCTTTTGGCTTAAAGGATTTAGAAAATAAAACGCCTTTAACCAATCAGGATATTTTCAGGATTGCTTCGATCTCTAAATCTTTCTCGGCAACATCCATTATGCAACTGGTAGAAGCAGGTAAGATTTCTTTAAATGATGATTTTGGGGATCTGGTGGGATTTAAAATCAGGAATCCAAAATTCCCCGATCAGAAAATTACTTTAAAAATGGCTTTGTCGCATACCTCCGGTTTAAACGATTCGCAAGGTTATTTAAATCTCGATGTGATCAATCCCGATAAAAATCCAGACTGGGCCAAGTGTTATAACGATTATGCCCCGGGAAGCAAGTTTGATTATTGCAATCTTAATTTTAACCTGATCGGTACAATCATCGAGAAAAAATCGGGCGAACGTTTCGATAATTATGTGAAAAACCATGTATTAAAACCCTTAGGTCTTTATGCAGGTTATTGCGTCGATTCGTTAGATAGCACCCGTTTTGTTAATCTATATGAATATCATGCTGATACGAAAACCTATACCTCCTCGCCAACCGCATATGCGCCACGAAGAGCAGAAATTGCAAATTATATAATGGGTTATAGTACACCTGTTTTTTCGCCTACAGGTGGAATGAAGATTTCTGCTATTGATTTAGCTAAATACATGATCATGCACATGAATTATGGCACATCAAATGGTATTAAAATAATGACTAAAAAGAGTGCGAAAACGATGCAAACTGCCTTAACTGATGATGAGGGATATGGCCTGGCCATCAGGACTGCAGACCATCTCATCCCTGGTGTAAAACTGAAAGGGCATACAGGTTCAGCTTACGGCTTGTTCAGCACCATGTTTTTTAATCCGAAAGAAAAATTTGGTTTCGTTATTATTACAAACGGTATAAATGCTACCTATACCGATGGCTTTCCTGATTTTAGCAGGACAGCTATCAACAGTTTATATCAGGCATTTATTAATTAA
- a CDS encoding aldo/keto reductase, producing MGNTTFKIGELEINRLGYGAMQLTGKGVFGEVDDRENAIKVLQEAVANGVNFIDTAEAYGPKFNESLIANALYPYKKDLLIATKGGFDRPGPNNWVPNGSPENIKENIEGSLQRLKVDTIDLWQLHRIDPNVDVAKTLAPVVEAVKEGKIKYVGLSEVTIDQIKQVQDILPIVSVQNLYNLANRQWERVLDFTAEQGLAFIPWFPLASGPDKLEDKIKAIAEKHQATTAQIALAWLLKRSSNILLIPGTKSIVHLEENLKATEIELTDAEFESLAK from the coding sequence ATGGGAAATACAACATTTAAAATAGGCGAATTAGAAATTAACCGTTTAGGTTATGGCGCGATGCAATTAACAGGCAAGGGTGTTTTTGGCGAAGTGGACGATCGGGAGAATGCCATTAAGGTTTTGCAAGAAGCTGTAGCAAATGGCGTTAATTTTATTGATACAGCCGAAGCATATGGACCAAAATTTAACGAGTCTTTAATCGCTAATGCATTATATCCTTATAAAAAGGATCTCCTTATTGCCACCAAAGGCGGTTTTGATAGACCAGGTCCTAATAACTGGGTACCCAACGGCTCTCCGGAAAATATCAAAGAAAATATTGAAGGTAGTTTACAGCGTTTAAAGGTAGATACCATAGATTTATGGCAGTTACACCGGATCGATCCTAATGTTGATGTTGCCAAAACTCTTGCTCCTGTGGTAGAAGCGGTAAAAGAAGGTAAAATAAAATATGTGGGTCTATCTGAAGTAACCATCGATCAGATTAAGCAGGTTCAGGATATTCTGCCGATTGTTTCAGTTCAAAATTTATACAATCTGGCCAATAGGCAATGGGAGCGTGTATTAGATTTTACCGCTGAACAAGGTTTGGCTTTTATTCCCTGGTTTCCATTGGCTTCTGGTCCTGATAAATTGGAAGATAAGATTAAAGCAATTGCAGAAAAACATCAGGCCACTACAGCACAGATTGCACTGGCCTGGTTATTAAAAAGATCTTCAAACATCCTGTTAATACCTGGAACAAAATCTATTGTGCATTTAGAAGAAAATTTAAAAGCTACAGAGATCGAATTAACTGATGCAGAATTTGAAAGTTTAGCGAAATAA